One Mus pahari chromosome 21, PAHARI_EIJ_v1.1, whole genome shotgun sequence genomic window, AGGGTCTGCTGGCTATGGGTATTACCTGCAGCCAACATCATTCCCCTGCAGTTCCAGTTCTTGAAGAGGCTGGGCCCCTGCCGCCCCTGACCTTGCTGTAGAACCTGAAACCTCTAGGGGAATCTGGTCCAGAGAATGAATTTGGTCTCCACAGTGTCCTCTCCTGGCTGGCTGGGCAACATGAAGGCTCCAGGGAAGCGCTTTACCCTTTGCTGACCCTAAGAAGCGCACCCTAGCACGTTGGCTGTCATCTGTGCAACTGTGGGGCCCCATGGCCAGAGAGAGGCGCACTGCAGGGTCACAGGGATCTGGCCTTCATCGGCATCAAAGAAGAATGGCCGTCTGCATGCAGTTCAGAAGTTTATTATGGAGCGGGTTTGGGCCAGTTGTTTACATGTTTGTCTTGTTACAGCCCTGGTGTGCTGGCTgtggagggtggggcagaggggacCCACGGCTCTGCTGCTCAATGGGGATGTCATCCCAGGAAGATGGGCTTTCTCCTGGGTCCAAGGTGCCAGTGCTCCGGAGCCGATGCCATCAGAGAGACCCGCCTTTGGTGGTCAGggtctgggctggggagatgagggTTTTTAAGATCTCGGTGTAATACGGGGCAAACACCTGCTGGTTGTGATGCGTCAGGCTGACAAACTTCTGGCCCAATTCTGCCAGCTCCGCTTCGATCAGAGTGAGGCCCCCGGGAAGGTCCAAGAGGGATCGCTGCACACCCAGGACAAAGCAGCACTTGAGGAACAAGTGGATCCGCTGGTCTGCGGGCGAGCAGGAAGCGACAACCGGGTCACCTTGAGCAGCTGGGATCCGGCTACTCACCGGTGAGGGGGTctgaatcggggggggggggggacagctgTCTAGTTCTCTCGGGTGTTCCGTTACTGAGCCTCCCAAGTATCCAAGACTGCTTAGTGTCAGggtgtggctcacacctgtagtctcagcaccccaggggcagaggcagggggaaaacCGTAAGGCCAGCTTGAGATACATGTGGTGtcccaggctaacctgggctacactggTAGATCTAGGATCTGACGTTAAGGGAACACCTCAGCGGATACTCCCAACTGCTTAAAGCTGGGAACAAGTTGGCCAAGTTCCAACTTGGGCTGAGGCCTGTATTGCAGAGACAATGCTCTCGTGAACTACTGGAGCTGGTTTCTTGCTGGTAGGTGGGTGTGGATGTCACAGAGACTCATGAGAAGTCATGAGTGACTCATCTAGGTTGGGTGGCCAGGGTTCCCTGTGCAGATCTTTCATAGGACCAGAGTCCGCCTGTGACTGGAAAGGGGTATGGTTTCAACCTGGAACCCCGCCCACATCCACAGTTGGGCCCTCTCCCTCCAGCATCCTCATCGCCCACATGTGGGCACGCTCACCGATGACGCTGCGGACGCAGTTTTCCTTCTTGGCAATGTTCTGGAGCTGTCCCACCAGGGACACCGTATTCTCGCTGCTCAGAGCGGCCAGGCCCATACTCTTGAGACCCTGGTGGATCTCCTCTACCACCTGCTCACTCACTGTCTGCATCACTTCCTCGGGCCTAGACCATAACACAGGTAAGCTGGCACCCAGTAGGAcaacgggggggggagggggaacctgCCACCCAGTAGGTGGCCTCTAGAGAACTGAAAAACTTCAAAGCCTCAGACAAGAGGTCAGGGACTTGGGAAACATTCCAGGCCTAACCCAGTCACCTTGCTctgcccacagacagacagacagacagacagacagacaggttccACATCCTTGGGATTCTCTCCAAACTCCAGCTATCTCTGTAAATGGTGCTCTATACTGAAGCTTAGAAAAAAAGCTCCCAGAGACAGCCTGGCTCTCCGCAGGACGCACCCGCACCCGTATGTGGCATGGCCTGGCATGGCCGGTGCACTCTGTAAAGACGGAGACTCTTCCCAACCAGCTTCCCTGGTCGGTCACCTCCTGACGAGCACAAACACACCCgtgccatttgttttctttgaggagCCAAGGGtcgagggcggggggggggcacaagGGTAAGTGTTGTACCCTCAGTTACATCCCACACCCAAATGTGgttcttctgtctcctctgctgTCACCCGCAAAACATACTCACTCGATATGACAGCACTCACTGGCCACCATCACCCACCCCGTGAGAGATGGCCCTGGGCAGCTCCAGGTCTCATCCAACACCCTTTCAGGAAAGGTCTCCATTTTTGTCATAAGCCCCAGTATCACTGTGGATGGTTCTAGAAGGCCTCTCTCTGTGGCCTGTGGTGAAAAGTAGTAACCTATTGGTATGCCATTATCCAAGATCCTTTGTACTATCCCctcttgtgtggtgtgtgtgtgtgcatgcacatgtgtgcatgcatgcgtgtggtgtgtgtgtgtgtgtagtgtgtgtatgtgtgtgtgtgtatgtggtgtgtgtgtgtgtggtgtgtgtgtggtgcgtgtgtggtgtgtgtggtgtgtgtggtgtgtgtggtgtgtgtggtgtgtggtgtgtgtgcgcgcgcacatatGCAGGTACCATGGGGGCTGGAGGCCGATGTCCTTCTCAGTGGCTCTCTACCCTctttttcactgaacctggaactcaaaTGTTGCCTTGGCTAACTGAACCACCACCCCTGAACCCACCCAGACCCTCCCTGAAagtgctggagtcacagacatgcacccccatgcctggcttcctaTTATTTGGAGATAGTCTGTACACAGTCctagctggcctcgaacttacagatcTGCATGTCTCCACTTCCTGagggcagggattaaaggcgcacaACCGCAGCCAGCTCGCATCTGGCTTTTTTCTGAGCATGTTGGGGACACAGCCAGGTCTCCATGCTTGCTCAGCAAAGCACCTTACCATTACCAGTTAAGCCATTTCCCCacctctttccttaaaaaaaaaaaaaaatgtccacagCTCACCTAGAGTTGAAATCCTCCACCAGGGACTTTGTGATTCGTTTCAGCTTGTCTACAAACTGGGGCGAGCTAAACAGGGCACTGTCAGAGAAGCTGCTGGCCACCAGCAAGACGGAAGCAAGGGTGGTTAGCTGGTTCTGCTGCAACTGCAGCTCCTGCAGCCCGGCTCTGTCTGCCACCAGGGTCTGAGGAACAGGAGGACAGGCCATCAGTGGGACTCTGGCAAAAGCTCCAAATGGGAAAACAAGGgaacaccccctgccccccatccctACCTCAGGAAACTCTTCATTCTCAGGGTCCCAGGTGAGAAGGTTCAGGAACCCCTGAGACAGCACCATCGCGGGGCTGAGCGGCTCTGGGACGGCGACATCACTGGGAGATGGGCAGGCCGAGCTGGAGCAGTCCTGCAAGTCAGGGGAACTGGCAGAGGGGGCAATGAGCTGTGTGGCCGCCTGGGTGAGCCACTTCGTGGTGTGGTTGAGGAGTCCTGCAACAGGAGGAGCGGGTGGGTGAGTGTCCCAGGGACCACTCTGCTTTAGCTGGGACTGTGTATGAgcggggtggtgtgtgtgtgtgtgtgcgcgNNNNNNNNNNNNNNNNNNNNNNNNNNNNNNNNNNNNNNNNNNNNNNNNNNNNNNNNNNNNNNNNNNNNNNNNNNNNNNNNNNNNNNNNNNNNNNNNNNNNNNNNNNNNNNNNNNNNNNNNNNNNNNNNNNNNNNNNNNNNNNNNNNNNNNNNNNNNNNNNNNNNNNNNNNNNNNNNNNNNNNNNNNNNNNNNNNNNNNNNNNNNNNNNNNNNNNNNNNNNNNNNNNNNNNNNNNNNNNNNNNNNNNNNNNNNNNNNNNNNNNNNNNNNNNNNNNNNNNNNNNNNNNNNNNNNNNNNNNNNNNNNNNNNNNNNNNNNNNNNNNNNNNNNNNNNNNNNNNNNNNNNNNNNNNNNNNNNNNNNNNNNNNNNNNNNNNNNNNNNNNNNNNNNNNNNNNNNNNNNNNNNNNNNNNNNNNNNNNNNNNNNNNNNNNNNNNNNNNNNNNNNNNNNNNNNNNNNNNNNNNNNNNNNNNNNNNNNNNNNNNNNNNNNNNNNNNNNNNNNNNNNNNNNNNNNNNNNNNNNNNNNNNNNNNNNNNNNNNNNNNNNNNNNNNNNNNNNNNNNNNNNNNNNNNNNNNNNNNNNNNNNNNNNNNNNNNNNNNNNNNNNNNNNNNNNNNNNNNNNNtttctgagttcgaggccagcctggtctacagagtgagttccaggacagccagggctacacagagaaactctgtctcgaaaacccaaaaaataaaaattaattaattaattaataataaataaatctttaataagtaaatatatttttaaaaagtcttctctTGATTAGCTCTCAGAAATCAAACATGAGagtgacatttaaaaagaaaataaagagccgggtgtggtggcacatgtctgtaatcccagcacttgggaggcagaggcaggcagatttctgagttcaaggccagcctggtctataaagtgagttccaggaccgccaggctacgcagagaaaccctgtctcgaaaaactaaaataataaaataaataaagagcacTATGATGCTTTCCCACTGGGTGAAGAAGCAGCAAACCCCCttctggagaggcaggaggagaacaGCCCTGCAGAGGCCGCCCTCCCCCACATCACGCATGCGTACTGGGCTCTTTGTTGAGGCGCTCCTGGAACTGAGCCCGCTCAAACTGGATGGAGTGTTCctgcagctggggctggagactCTGGATGGTGTAGCTCACCATGTCCATCTTCATCTGTCCCAGGACCTGGAAGATCCCCCTGTCACAGGAAGAGAGCAGCCACAGAGGGACAGCTGAGACACGAGGCTCCAGAACCTGTGAGGAGCTTAAAGCGGAGCTGTGTCCCCTCCACTTGCGGAGGCCCACGGTGAGCCAGGTCCCTTTCCCTCCGCCCCTTCTGCAGAGAACTGGGTGCTGTGAGTCCCAGCTAGAGCCACAGGGTGAGGCGCTTTGGAAGAAACCCCACCCCGTGAGCAGAAGGCAGGGCTCCAAGTGATGCTGCCCTCCTCCATTCTGGCGAGGAGAGGTGTTGTCTTTCAATTTTAACGCGCTGCACCCACTTCCCAAACTCCACACGGTCATGAAGGAGGCCTGCCACTATCCCTTACTAAGTTTATGtgagctgaggccagaggaaagcTGAGACAAGAGAGGTTTCACACCTCAGAACTCTGCCTACCAGAGCCTCTTATACAAAGGGTCCTGTTGCGAGGTGGATGTtgtcagccaaccattggactgagcacaaggcccccaatggaggagctacagaaaggaccaaaggagctgaagaggtttgcagccccataggaggaacaacaatatgaactaaccagtacccccagagctccctggattaaaccaccaaccaaagagcacacatggagagacccatggctccagctgtagcaaaggatggccttattgggcatcagtgggaggagaggcccttggacctgtcaAGGcgcgatgccccagtgtaggggaatgccaggacagggaagcgggagtgggtgggttggtgagcagggggagggggttggaatagggggcttttggaggggaaaccaagaaaggggataacatttcaatatctatctgtctgtctgtctatctatctatgtgtgtatgtcaaaaaaaaaaaaaaaaaagaatgaggaaaaaaagGGGGTCTTGTCACACCAAGGATGACCCAAAGGTCCGTTTTGGAAGAAGTGAGAACCAACAGGccagggaggagcaggaagacTGTCGAGACAATGTCTGCCCAGTGTCTGCTAGCCCTTCTCCGCTCAACCCAGAGCAGGTTAGCAGACTGCAATTAGCGTCACACCTCAGCAGCCGGACCGGATCTGAAATGTTCTCAAGTCTCTGCACAGCCTCGTCACGGATTGGTGCACACAGCAAGACCATCATGTTGAGGATATACTTGGAGAGGTAGGAGACGTTCAGGTCCCCACGGTCGGCTTGCTGCTGGAGGAACTCCATGTCCAGCGCTTCCTCAATCTCATTCCTCAGGCGGCTCTGCCGTGGCAGCAGCAAGGACAACAGGATCTGCCGGGCAAGTCACAGAGTAGTTCCTGCTCCGTCCTACATTCCCCCCAGGGTTCAATCCTTTGCACACACCCCAGCCTCTGTCTTCACTCCACTCCACTGAGTGTGTGGAACAcagacagagatggggacagggctcagcagctaggagcacctcggttcagttcccagcacccacaggcgCTAACACCAGTCTATACCCTGGGTGCtttagtgccctcttctggtctccctggaCATTGCATACTCATGGTGCTCAGACAAACACCCCTAAAATGCCACACCCATAAAATACAAACACTTTATATTCTTTGTGATTTTTCAAGGCAGGCtttttctgtatagctcaggctgtcctcagagaacttcctgcctctgcctcccaagtgcttaggataaaaaaataaatcttaattttaaaagaatcgTAAAACTGGGCAGCAGCACTggaccacgcctttaatcccagcactcaggaggcagaggcaggcggatttctgagtttgaggccagcctggtctacaaagtgagttccaggacagccaggNNNNNNNNNNNNNNNNNNNNNNNNNNNNNNNNNNNNNNNNNNNNNNNNNNNNNNNNNNNNNNNNNNNNNNNNNNNNNNNNNNNNNNNNNNNNNNNNNNNNNNNNNNNNNNNNNNNNNNNNNNNNNNNNNNNNNNNNNNNNNNNNNNNNNNNNNNNNNNNNNNNNNNNNNNNNNNNNNNNNNNNNNNNNNNNNNNNNNNNNNNNNNNNNNNNNNNNNNNNNNNNNNNNNNNNNNNNNNNNNcagggctacacagaaagaccctgtctcaagaaaccagatggatggatggatggatggatggatggatggatggatggatggatggatgggtggatgggtggatgggtggatgggtggatgggtggatgggtggatgggtgggtggatggatggacccATAAAATATAGTCCTAACACAGGAAAGGTAATATAATCTTGTTAATTatatttcagaaggaaaagaCAGATGAGCAGCAATGGGTGGCTGTTTCCCAAACATGAGCCCCTGCTAATTCACTCTTATTCATCCCCGAACCTCCACAACACACAACAGAGggagctgggggggaggggaggggcaggatccTGACTACTGAGCAGAACTGAATACTACATTGCTCTGTGTGGCACAAGAGAAGGCTGCTGCCCCTTAACCTATTTCAGTTGGTAAGCTTTCAAAGTCGGAGTTTCTTTGTATCCGACCTGCCCTGCAGGGCCTGCCTGGGCTGACCCTTGAGACTGTTGCTGCTGGGGTGGCAGCAGCTTCCCTCTGTCTCAGTGTGTGGGCTCTCTGAAGGAAGCCGATGGTCCCCCGCGGTAACAGCGGGCGGGCTGCCCACCACAGGTAAGCTCACTGTTAACCTCA contains:
- the Tcp11 gene encoding T-complex protein 11 homolog, whose amino-acid sequence is MPDVKERAARKESGAAESASREPRGGNTRESASSAQGHRSCMTERVHDTSKLDCHLEERSLSSSSLEGKDTMPSDFWEHLKEQLSAVPPDFSCALELLKEIKEILLSLLLPRQSRLRNEIEEALDMEFLQQQADRGDLNVSYLSKYILNMMVLLCAPIRDEAVQRLENISDPVRLLRGIFQVLGQMKMDMVSYTIQSLQPQLQEHSIQFERAQFQERLNKEPRLLNHTTKWLTQAATQLIAPSASSPDLQDCSSSACPSPSDVAVPEPLSPAMVLSQGFLNLLTWDPENEEFPETLVADRAGLQELQLQQNQLTTLASVLLVASSFSDSALFSSPQFVDKLKRITKSLVEDFNSRPEEVMQTVSEQVVEEIHQGLKSMGLAALSSENTVSLVGQLQNIAKKENCVRSVIDQRIHLFLKCCFVLGVQRSLLDLPGGLTLIEAELAELGQKFVSLTHHNQQVFAPYYTEILKTLISPAQTLTTKGGSL